The Mesorhizobium sp. M1D.F.Ca.ET.043.01.1.1 genome contains a region encoding:
- a CDS encoding HlyD family type I secretion periplasmic adaptor subunit has protein sequence MTVESLAWNGQPRTDFRRMALAGYAAIALFVGCFGYWAVSAPLSGAVITQGTISATGGNILIQQPEGGIVQQLLVHEGDRVQQGQDLILLDRTAAQADLNRLTRQSIALKATAARLEAERDGLDRLAPITEAAAAPFQQDFQNLIREQQKEFDARLARFRSEQSIMAQRVAMHRESVIGLNAQKLAIEQQSDVVKKELGIKTGLLDKGLTNRTEYSQLLRSEADLVGQAGALEANLAAANSQIVEAQVQVERLTTQRVEEALTKLDDVRTNLADIEERMRAAEAVLQRTTIKAPAAGIVVSSTYNSKGSVIAPGEKIMEILPTASGLNVDAKLRPKDIDQVRVGQQAKLRLSALNMRLTPEVSATVSEISADRLIDQATREPYFRAKLKIADALPPGVKAEQLYPGTPVEAFISTGDRTFFEYLARPMMDSFARAFAER, from the coding sequence ATGACCGTCGAGAGCCTCGCCTGGAACGGCCAGCCACGCACCGATTTCCGGCGCATGGCGCTGGCCGGATATGCGGCAATCGCACTCTTCGTCGGTTGCTTTGGCTATTGGGCGGTGAGCGCGCCGCTCTCCGGCGCGGTGATCACGCAAGGCACGATTTCGGCGACCGGCGGCAACATCCTTATCCAGCAGCCCGAGGGTGGGATCGTCCAGCAACTGCTGGTCCATGAAGGCGATCGCGTGCAGCAGGGCCAGGACCTCATCCTCCTCGACCGGACGGCGGCGCAGGCAGATCTCAACCGGCTGACCAGGCAGTCGATCGCGCTCAAGGCGACCGCGGCACGGCTGGAGGCGGAGCGCGACGGACTGGACAGGCTGGCGCCGATCACCGAGGCGGCAGCGGCGCCGTTCCAGCAGGATTTCCAGAACCTCATCCGCGAACAGCAGAAGGAATTCGACGCCAGACTCGCCCGCTTCCGCTCCGAACAGTCGATCATGGCGCAGCGCGTCGCCATGCACCGCGAGTCGGTGATCGGCCTGAACGCCCAGAAGCTTGCCATCGAGCAGCAGTCCGACGTGGTGAAGAAGGAGCTCGGCATCAAGACCGGGCTTTTGGACAAGGGCCTCACCAACCGCACCGAATATTCGCAGCTTTTGCGCTCGGAGGCCGATCTCGTCGGCCAGGCCGGCGCGCTGGAGGCAAACCTCGCCGCGGCCAACAGCCAGATCGTCGAAGCGCAGGTGCAAGTCGAGCGCCTGACCACGCAGCGCGTGGAGGAAGCGTTGACCAAGCTCGACGACGTCCGCACCAACCTCGCCGACATCGAGGAGCGGATGCGCGCGGCCGAGGCGGTGCTTCAGCGCACGACGATCAAGGCGCCGGCAGCGGGCATCGTGGTGTCGTCGACCTATAATTCGAAGGGCAGCGTGATCGCGCCCGGCGAGAAGATCATGGAGATCCTGCCCACGGCTTCAGGCCTCAACGTCGACGCCAAGCTCAGGCCGAAGGACATCGACCAGGTGCGCGTCGGCCAGCAGGCGAAACTAAGGCTGTCGGCGCTCAACATGCGCCTGACGCCCGAAGTGTCGGCGACCGTGAGCGAGATCTCCGCCGACCGGCTGATCGACCAGGCGACGCGCGAACCGTATTTCCGCGCCAAGCTGAAGATCGCCGATGCCCTGCCCCCCGGCGTGAAAGCCGAGCAGCTTTATCCGGGAACGCCGGTGGAGGCCTTCATCAGCACGGGGGATAGAACCTTCTTCGAATATCTGGCGCGGCCGATGATGGACTCGTTTGCAAGGGCGTTTGCGGAGCGGTAG